In the genome of Centropristis striata isolate RG_2023a ecotype Rhode Island chromosome 6, C.striata_1.0, whole genome shotgun sequence, the window ggcaccaaAACCCTGTGGAGCTGAcggcacacatacaaatatataaaattattattattctccttTAATCCATCCTACTGCACCTTCTGACTGGCTATACTAATAGGGTATATGGTTCtatgttttaataattataaatgtattctttttttgtgttcaatgtTAAATTTGTGTTGTAATTTCATAATACCGTGGTTAAGATAATTATTTAACATGATTACTCATTAACTTCATAAACACCTGCAATgcatttattaaacttttttcttttaaaatgtcattttaacaatgttttttcttgaaCTTGAAAACTGAAATTTTGATTAATCttattaatatgaataatatacaaaacaaaattaaattaatatataattaaaagaaaaaagaaaagaaaaataatttgtattgtatattcacatttatatcaataaaattaaataagaacaaaaaaaatagatcaaCTCTGCCCTAAGTGCACTCCGACAACCTGGTGAAatctactaaaaataaatattcaatttatatatataaaaaatagaccaaaatatattaaatgaaatatttagcAGTGCACTGAAACAACCTGCAGAAACTAAATTTAACCAATTATAGTCAGCACTGTAACTTCACAGCCAAAACGTGGAAAGTGTCCGGCTGTAAAATAAAAGATCAGCtgatataaatctataaaataaaagtttctttaCTGACCACGGAGACGAAGCGGTCGCTGGTCCAGCGCTGCATCAGGTCGGCCACGTTGATGAGGACGGCGCCGGGGACGACGGGCGCCGACACGAACTCACCGGAACGCCGCCGAACCTGGAAGAGTCGGAGCGATTAAACACCAACAGAAACATTATTCTGTCTGATAAACCTCGTCTCTAATGCTACAGACACATCAGAAGGTTTGGAAAAGACTcatggaaaactatcagctcacatctaaagacgaGTGttaagagtttttagtctctcttcttttagcattttcttCCTACCATGCtatttttcccatcatgctttagggctgtttccactaccgagcagctctgtagcagtacagtgtgtatgtgctaacaggctaacagttagctctgtagcagtacagtgtgtatgtgctaacaggctaacagttagctctgtagctgtacagtgtgtatgtgctaacaggctaacagttagctctgtagcagtacagtgtgtatgtgctaacaggctaacagttagctctgtagcagtacagtgtgtatgtgctaacaggctaacagttagctctgtagcagtacagtgtgtatgtgctaacaggctaacagttagctctgtagcagtacagtgtgtatgtgctaacaggctaacagttagctctgtagcagtacagtgtgtatgtgctaacaggctaacagttagctctgtagcagtacagtgtgtatgtgctaacaggctaacagttagctctgtagcagtacagtgtgtatgtgctaacaggctaacagttacctctgtagcagtacagtgtgtatgtgctaacaggctaacagttagctctgtagcagtacagtgtgtatgttctaacaggctaacagttagctctgtagcagtacagtgtgtatgtgctaacaggctaacagttacctctgtagcagtacagtgtgtatgtgctgctgctgcaggaggtgttcacttagcgatctctgtttgtttacaacaagcaccagacactctgtgcacagttagtgatgctggttaattcacgattaccatgtttatgatcagcggagacgctgtgcataattagccatgctggtttatttatgatcagctgctgactttgtgcacagttagaaGTAAGAGTAAcagtgcgttcagaccggacgcgtagcgaatattcgcgtcgcgttactcgcgcgaattGATACGCGAGGGAATTGAATTTtattcgcgtcactcgcgcgagtaacgcgacgcgaattttcgcccaagagactacttagcgccaaataattgcctccatttcattctgtcatcaaccatggctgacattacaagcatagcgtccctgtacctgctctgccgtcgtgtctgggtgagtgacatcatccggaggtgcactcagcacggagagaggaccgcagagtacttccacctttttcctgtccctcctgccgacccactcctccttcctgcctcttttctcctctctctcatgtatgtatctcggacactgtcgtccagaatctcaacgctgataggctgtcccgacacagcgtcacgcgaatatttcgccaaagttgaatttattgaactcacgcgaattcgcgttgtttcattcgcgccgcgaaattcgcgtcaatcgcggcattcgtgtcgcgcgaaacccgcgattcgcgccgccggcaaaaattcgcgtctattcgcgtgtttgcattgactttgtatgtaatcttgtcgcgcgaaatattcgctacgcgtccggtctgaacgcaccgtcaGAGGACCTGTAGGTGAACTGATAACCCTGGACTCTAAGAGGACCTGTTGACTCTAAGAGGACCTGTTGGACTCTAAGAGGACCTGTAGGACTCTAAGAGGACCTGTTGGACTCTAAGAGGACCTGTTGACTCTAAGAGGACCTGTAGTTACCTGCAGACCTTCTGAGAAGCTGAAGAGCAGCGTGATGCTGCCGTAGTCTGAATGTTCTCCACATCTCAGCTGACCGTCCTTCACCGAGTCGTGGTTCACTGCTGGGTAGTAGAGAGTCCTCAGAGTGGTCCCGTTCTGGTCCGCTGAGGAGACACCAGACCTGATGTTAGATTCACTGGTTCACACTGGGCCACAGACTCAGCACTGTACTGAGAGTTATGGTTTCCTGTGgtagaagaacaagaagagacCTACAGGCTGTCGGAGGGTTATTCTAACACGGAAATAATCACACCACAGAACCTCTTTCAATATAAAGAGGTTCTGTGGTGTCCTCTTTGCATTTAACATGCTTTTCcgctttaaaatatatatatattttttaattagatCTGATTATTTCcgtgttagaataatctgtcattctgtctctgttgtcacTATCCATgcgtgcgtaattcactaactgtgcatGTACCccgtctgtgcatttatagattaatcatgcaagctgctttgctacattgctcatgtgctaatattgttgttaaactatgattaaactaaatacagtTACTCCATCTGCATAAGattctattatcacaaaatgatatttttatgtggatattgtttgttgcaaaacctgtgtctccagtaatatatataatatcaggtcatatcaaggcaggagtttgtgatttgaaagtttgttgcaggtcaggtcacagacatgatgtgctgagcagaaagacacatgacttctctgcttggtgacttGACGTGCCCATGTGTTggataaactgacaaatcagcagATCGAAAGGAGGCGACTTCTGGAGGAGATCTACCTACATTCTTAGAAAACTTGTGTCAggttataaaaaagggttcaggGAAAATAGACTTGGTCCAGCCTTCATGATCTGAACTCCTATGTGTTATCAGGGaggcagagaaataggtgaggattttgtgttggagtcagatcatttaattttaaaggtttcctcaatatATTTCCCAACATCCAACTGCTCAGCAGAATATAATGTAGTGAATGTGTGAGAATAAAGTGAATAAAGAGCttcagcagacagacaaaggCTCCGTGTTGACACACATCAGCTGATTCTGACTCAGCGTAAACGTTACGGCGAGTTCACCTACTCCCGATGAGGCGGTGGGCCCCCAGGAACACCTCGGGGTCCAGACCCAGGCTGAGGGCCATCACCCGGAGCACCCGCAGACTCAGCTCCTGGCAGTGCTGGAAGAACCCCGTCTGGGTCTGCTGGAAGTCTTTGAGGGGCCCTGAGGGCcatttctgcagcagcaggaggggaAAAGTCAGAGTCTGACACAAACATCAGCTGAACAACATGAGCAGGACCAAGGTTATAAGAGTTTtagattttcattagttttagttttcatttcgttgtgattttttgttttcaaattcagttcgttttcatgagtttttagagtgagtttgctagttttaatacgtttttattttttggaaaatgcttagttttagtttagtttttattagtgttagttgttttgtaatggggtatttgttgggtgccacattaaaaaacgtcacaataaatgtttcctttatttcctttgtctgatccatctcagccccaataagtttattaagtcataaaaccagatagatgaaatagatttcatatcaaccaaaaaggtttacgtatgaaaaaagttgacaaagaagaaaacgaaggacattttcactataattttagttagttttagttagttttgtaaccacaaaatacagtttcagttagttatggttatatataaaaactcttgttttttatttttatttcagttaacggaaatgttttttcaattctagtttacgttatttcgttagttttcgttaactataataatcttgGACCAGATTTGACTCTGAAACTGTTCCTAAATATGTCAAAGTGTTTCTGAATCAGCCTGTAAATAAACCAGCGGTGGTGTAAGTTGTACTTTGAGCTCCAGCCGGCTGCAGAATAAAGTCTGTTAAAGAGCTCAAAGTCTGTTAAAGTGTGATAGTGAGTCTTACGATGTCGGGATGAAACGAGGAGACATTGAACGCCTCCTTCAGGTCTCCTGGTCGACGAGGGTTCAACCTGAAACACGGACCAGTGACATGAGTCGCTGTGTGAAGAAGatcagaagtgtgtgtgtgtgtgtgtgtgtgtgtgtgtgtgtgtgtgtgtgtgtgtgtgtgtgttttctgctctCTACCTCTCCGTCTCCATGGAAACCCAGCCGTGGTTCGCATTGACAGAGAAACTTTTCCTGCTGAACGGTCGTTTCTCTTCTTCAGGCTGCAGGAAGAAAAGTTTGGAGAGCTCCAGAACACGGTccacctgtacacacacacacacacacacacacacacacacacacattttaatgaagTACAGATAGATTAGAGCAACttaattcagtcattttttattcatt includes:
- the si:dkey-10o6.2 gene encoding uncharacterized protein si:dkey-10o6.2, which produces MSIPVVDFSAFSLSEQNVSDEQLQKLSRELKTAFTEVGFVFLKNTGIRQEEVDRVLELSKLFFLQPEEEKRPFSRKSFSVNANHGWVSMETERLNPRRPGDLKEAFNVSSFHPDIKWPSGPLKDFQQTQTGFFQHCQELSLRVLRVMALSLGLDPEVFLGAHRLIGTDQNGTTLRTLYYPAVNHDSVKDGQLRCGEHSDYGSITLLFSFSEGLQVRRRSGEFVSAPVVPGAVLINVADLMQRWTSDRFVSVLHRVLVPPAGDSSTRQSLAFFVQPDDEAVISCCDGSNKYPPVTGGGYLNERFNQSYGQS